A window of the Lolium perenne isolate Kyuss_39 chromosome 7, Kyuss_2.0, whole genome shotgun sequence genome harbors these coding sequences:
- the LOC127316017 gene encoding probable ubiquitin-conjugating enzyme E2 23 translates to MDLAAEEAAVSPKIYLLDLVRFEPQPGGSFDRGLVIPFKVLHNPNNQSVPASNFSILCADAAVTTVNPGDVTLLDRSYIGPGHAVASASDLGGQIGIVTGVTTALDLMQLGDPTAVIQGLSPSDLRRVRGLCLGDYVVSGRWLGRVVEVSLDVDVLFDDGAVCKVTDAESKKLQSAETHASYRPQTNTLLYPGKRVMGDPYAVFKASRWLNGHWKASREVGTVCKVEMAGVLVYWITPALCRNDQQQESAPPPAYQSPDNLTFFCPESGCAWAVADRCFLRGSPEPRNGGTHHHDAASSPDDSSDVLRQPPDGSSEEESDELPSMMTDDDGHAHAMLNTSKKRQTERTSYPKQLRKYLFIGQRRTRREDRRQTELKLPMIVSNTCTTVDVLWQDGTLQRGVPSSSVVPFVTLNEHEFFPGQYVVDNAPAAAGDGRLGIVRSLNCKDKTVRVSWFKAAGCLQEVECDDTVSAYDLGIDRDRCVFYGDVVTRPLPLGSTNDGCTASVQQPLARGHRNRAATSDLSWVGRVVDLPDGHVQVEWGDGSMSTVLPHEITVANDDPYTELQAEMGDWVEDDDAAQDLDAANADNDPPNPVDGKIEGGADDFPNEFGRASIWTWGLLGDVLRAVTQLAAKTLGESKRCLMRWSMSSISELPVAGENAQVPVPVSGSGDSPSNRVAEVTTSDATAGTHHSHPEEEEKPTVATCGVDDPFHFPRFDTVKSPSDHHYLETTDLQVGGAGKTWVKTVQKEWKILLNDLPDTIYVRAFEDRMDLLRVVIVGASGTPYHDGLFFFDLKLPPLYPTVPPQVYYHSFGLRLNPNLYESGTVCLSLLNTFGGEGAEVWSPAMSTLLQVVVSIQGLVLNNQPYYNEAGYEELVGTLEGRRNALPYSEKAYLLTLRTMLYLLRRPPLGFEEFVKDHFRRRGRFILRACEAYMRGCIVGTLTTDACPTEESKRPCSAGLMLALANVVPSLMEAVRDFVPED, encoded by the exons ATGGACCTCGCCGCCGAGGAGGCAGCCGTCTCCCCCAAAATTTACTTGCTGGACCTTGTGAGGTTCGAGCCACAACCCGGCGGATCGTTTGACCGCGGTCTGGTCATCCCGTTCAAGGTTCTGCACAACCCGAACAACCAATCTGTCCCCGCCAGCAACTTCAGCATTCTCTGCGCAGATGCCGCCGTCACGACCGTGAACCCCGGCGACGTCACTCTCCTCGACAGGAGTTACATCGGCCCTGGCCATGCCGTCGCGTCCGCCTCAGACCTGGGCGGCCAGATCGGCATCGTCACTGGTGTAACCACTGCGCTCGACTTGATGCAGCTCGGCGATCCCACGGCAGTCATCCAAGGCTTGTCGCCGTCCGACCTGCGGCGTGTCAGGGGGCTCTGCCTTGGCGACTACGTCGTCTCCGGGCGGTGGCTCGGCCGGGTCGTGGAGGTATCCCTCGACGTCGACGTGTTGTTCGATGACGGTGCCGTCTGTAAGGTCACTGATGCGGAGTCCAAGAAGTTGCAGTCGGCGGAGACACACGCCAGTTACCGGCCTCAGACGAACACTCTGCTGTACCCAGGAAAGCGCGTCATGGGCGACCCTTACGCCGTCTTCAAGGCCTCCCGGTGGCTCAACGGGCACTGGAAAGCCAGCCGTGAGGTAGGCACCGTATGCAAGGTGGAGATGGCTGGGGTTCTTGTCTACTGGATCACGCCGGCGCTTTGCCGCAACGACCAGCAGCAGGAGTCCGCTCCTCCGCCGGCCTATCAGAGTCCCGACAATCTAACTTTCTTCTGCCCGGAGTCGGGTTGCGCCTGGGCGGTTGCCGACCGCTGCTTCCTCCGGGGATCACCCGAGCCCCGCAACGGTGGCACTCATCACCATGACGCAGCAAGTTCACCCGATGATAGCAGTGATGTTCTTCGACAGCCTCCGGACGGCTCTTCCGAGGAGGAATCAGACGAGTTGCCGTCGATGATGACCGATGACGATGGCCATGCGCATGCAATGCTAAATACTAGCAAGAAGCGGCAGACGGAGAGGACATCGTACCCGAAGCAGCTGAGGAAATATTTGTTCATTGGGCAGAGGCGAACGCGGCGAGAAGATAGGAGGCAGACGGAGTTGAAGCTGCCCATGATCGTTTCCAACACGTGCACAACCGTGGACGTGCTGTGGCAGGACGGCACGCTGCAGCGCGGTGTGCCATCGAGCTCCGTCGTGCCCTTCGTGACCCTGAACGAGCACGAGTTCTTCCCCGGGCAGTACGTTGTcgacaacgcccctgctgctgctgGGGATGGACGCCTGGGTATCGTCAGAAGCCTGAACTGCAAGGACAAGACGGTGCGTGTGTCGTGGTTCAAGGCTGCGGGGTGCCTCCAAGAGGTCGAGTGCGACGATACCGTGAGTGCATACGATCTTGGCATCGACCGTGACCGCTGTGTTTTCTACGGAGATGTCGTCACTCGCCCTCTGCCGCTAGGATCAACCAACGACGGATGTACAGCTTCAGTGCAACAACCACTGGCTCGGGGTCACAGAAATAGGGCCGCTACGTCCGATCTTTCATGGGTCGGGCGTGTTGTAGACCTTCCTGACGGCCACGTCCAAGTAGAATGGGGAGACGGCAGTATGTCAACG GTGTTACCCCATGAGATCACTGTCGCCAACGATGACCCCTACACGGAGCTGCAAGCGGAAATGGGTGACTGGGTCGAGGACGACGACGCTGCTCAAGACTTGGATGCTGCTAATGCG GACAACGATCCTCCTAATCCAGTAGATGGCAAGATCGAGGGCGGCGCTGATGATTTTCCAAATGAATTTGGCCGTGCTTCGATATGGACTTGGGGCTTGTTGGGTGATGTCCTCCGGGCAGTGACCCAATTGGCTGCCAAAACGTTGGGTGAAAGCAAGAGATGTCTGATGAGGTGGTCAATGTCATCAATATCAGAGTTACCTGTGGCCGGTGAAAATGCTCAGGTGCCTGTACCTGTATCTGGAAGCGGTGACAGTCCCAGCAATAGGGTTGCCGAGGTGACAACCTCCGATGCAACTGCCGGTACTCACCACTCTCATCCGGAGGAAGAGGAAAAGCCCACGGTTGCCACCTGTGGTGTTGACGATCCATTCCACTTCCCACGATTTGATACCGTGAAGAGCCCGTCGGATCACCATTACCTCGAAACCACGGACTTGCAG GTTGGTGGTGCTGGAAAAACTTGGGTTAAGACGGTGCAAAAGGAATGGAAAATACTATTGAACGACTTGCCAG ACACTATCTATGTGCGGGCGTTCGAGGACCGGATGGACTTGCTCAGGGTGGTGATTGTGGGTGCAAGTGGGACGCCGTACCACGACGGGCTCTTCTTCTTCGACTTGAAGCTACCCCCGTTGTACCCAACCGTACCACCGCAGGTATACTACCACTCGTTTGGCCTTCGTCTCAACCCCAACCTATACGAGTCTGGCACAGTGTGCCTCAGCCTGCTCAACACGTTCGGCGGTGAGGGTGCCGAGGTCTGGTCTCCGGCAATGTCGACACTCCTTCAGGTCGTCGTGTCCATCCAGGGTCTGGTCCTCAACAACCAGCCATACTATAACGAGGCGGGCTATGAAGAGCTGGTCGGCACGCTGGAGGGCCGCCGCAATGCGCTGCCTTACAGCGAGAAGGCCTACCTGCTCACGCTCCGGACTATGCTCTATCTGTTGCGCCGACCTCCACTGGGATTCGAGGAGTTCGTCAAGGACCACTTTCGCCGCCGGGGAAGATTCATACTTAGGGCATGTGAGGCGTACATGCGTGGATGCATTGTTGGCACGCTGACTACGGATGCGTGTCCTACTGAGGAGAGCAAGCGCCCGTGCTCAGCTGGGTTAATGCTGGCTTTGGCCAACGTGGTGCCAAGCCTCATGGAGGCTGTGAGGGACTTCGTCCCGGAGGACTGA